aaatataaatagcaaccctcgtatttaCTACACATCATTTAGtgaccaaaatttatttttacgtatcCAACATATTTTCCACAGAAAATCCTTTCTATATTTTATGCTTTCTGATTTCGCCACAAGATAgcttatcttaaaattatcagaattaatAATGGTCACATAAGTATAGGAAGTAATACTTTCAAttagatttttctaaataaaattgcagtaaATAATCAACTACACTTtatcttagttaaaaaaatgaataattttaatttttgtttaaaattgcattatgtaataattatttcaattaaaagtcAAGAATAAGTCAAAGAATTACCGGGGttttttttgtgcttaaaattgcattatgtaataattatttcaattaaaagtcAAGAATAAGTCAAAGAATtacgggtttttttttttttgcaataccAAGTTAActtgatacaaaattataaacaagaACATTTTACTCTTAACATTACATATATTGAAACATCTTACAACTAATTGTTGGCCTCCACAATCATCAATTATGacatcttcattttttataattttctttaaatgtttaacaGTACGAAAATGAAGAACAGCATTAGCAGCAGCCATTGATTCTGTCATAAATGTCACTGTAACAAAactacaaaacaaagaaaaaattataatcataaataaaacaacaaagcaaaaatatacattgaaaatacattagaaagacaagaaaaaagtttaaactgaaaatttggataataattcttttttggctcatttttaaataaatagcaacTAAAAAGCAGTAACTggagagaaaaataaacttaatgaatttaagaaattataacaactaccattttttccatgtttcaCCTAAAGTAGTACGATTGaacctaattttataattataataaagagtttaaaataatcataatcttacttttataaatattattaaattaacccATTGCATTCCATTCCAGCTCACAACTACTAATCATATATTGTATTCACAagtagaatattaatttttatgctgtAATCTACATAAAACACAACTTTTGAAGCAAAATGTAACTAGCTTAAAGTctgagaaaattataaataaaaatttcacttgagTAAACATAGCATAAACTCCACATAATACATGAATTTGgtaattcattacaaattcaACTTATATGATATTggcaacaaattataaattcgaAACATATTTCAGTaacatacattatattttatttacctcaTAAAAGCTAGGACGATGAGTATGATAAGACTGAGAAGCCAACCAGCCTCAGCAATGGGTGAAGGCATTGCGAGAGCACCAGTTCCCACAATCAAGTTGAAAACATACATGAGACCCATCtataacagtttatttaattgaaaaaacagaattaaaactGAAGAAACAATGaagtttattagtaaaaaaatatgatctatTTACACAAGATTTTAtaattcaagaactaaaaaccTCCAAACATTACAAAAGTTTATACTAACTTTATGAAGTAATTTTCTACTTAtacagtatatatttttatctatcaaACTGATGAACACAGATTCTGATTAGTCTCAGAGCAAGAAGATATCAAAAATACATAGATACATATAAA
The genomic region above belongs to Parasteatoda tepidariorum isolate YZ-2023 unplaced genomic scaffold, CAS_Ptep_4.0 HiC_scaffold_2141, whole genome shotgun sequence and contains:
- the LOC122273064 gene encoding transmembrane protein 104 (The sequence of the model RefSeq protein was modified relative to this genomic sequence to represent the inferred CDS: added 204 bases not found in genome assembly) — encoded protein: MAGDSMDIGEGYSSMMGLMYVFNLIVGTGALAMPSPIAEAGWLLSLIILIVLAFMSFVTVTFMTESMAAANAVLHFRTVKHLKKIIKNEDVIIDDCGGQQLVEQFDNDEVICNSSANEKVPLLLNSVDTIAENSTEYFNITVRIEMGKMAMLFFNKIGVNIFYVCIAGR